A single genomic interval of Osmia lignaria lignaria isolate PbOS001 chromosome 9, iyOsmLign1, whole genome shotgun sequence harbors:
- the Ilk gene encoding integrin linked kinase, translating to MEDIFQWCREGNAMQVRVWLDDTEHDMNQGDDHGFSPLHWCCKEGHLKLAELLVSRGARINATNRGDDTPLHLASAHGHKEIVQLLLRNRADVNVTNEHGNTALHYACFWGDQAVAEELVAAGALVSIANKDGDTPLDKARGHLAKRLHDLAVEYGQDLKKIQFKDQSWLGLKTRSRDATLSRHKGINMADLSLHTHLASTPSGETWRGRWQNNDIVAKILNIRECTARISRDFNEEFPKLRIFSHPNVLPVLGCVNQPPQLATVSQYMARGSLHRLLHGGTGVVVDTARALRLALDVARAMAFLHGLERQNRCRFQLNSKHIMIDEDLTARVNMADSKFSFQEVGRIYEPAWMSPEALSKRPADINLEASDMWSFAVLLWELATREVPFADLSPMECGMKIALEDLRVSIPPGISPHLAKLIRICMNEDPGKRPSFDMVVPILDKMKR from the exons ATGGAAGATATTTTTCAATGGTGCCGTGAAGGAAACGCGATGCAAGTGCGAGTTTGGTTGGATGACACTGAACATGACATGAATCAAGG TGATGATCATGGATTCAGTCCACTCCACTGGTGCTGCAAAGAGGGACATTTAAAATTGGCAGAGTTGCTAGTCAGTAGAGGAGCACGTATTAATGCTACAAACAGAGGAGATGATACTCCTCTTCATCTTGCTTCTGCTCATGGACATAAGGAAATTGTTCAATTG TTACTTAGGAATCGAGCAGATGTGAATGTAACAAATGAGCATGGAAATACTGCTCTTCATTATGCTTGCTTTTGGGGTGATCAAGCAGTTGCCGAAGAATTAGTGGCTGCTGGTGCTCTTGTATCCATTGCAAATAAAGATGGTGATACCCCTTTAGACAAAGCAAGAGGTCATCTGGCTAAAAGATTACATG ATTTGGCTGTAGAATATGGACAGGATTTGAAAAAGATTCAATTCAAAGATCAAAGCTGGTTGGGTTTGAAGACTAGAAGTC GAGATGCAACACTATCAAGACACAAAGGAATAAATATGGCAGATTTATCCTTACATACTCATTTAGCCAGTACACCAAGTGGAGAGACTTGGAGAGGACGTTGGCAAAATAATGATATCGTGGCAAAAATCTTGAACATACGCGAATGTACGGCACGAATCTCAAGAGATTTCAACGAAGAATTTCCTAAATTACGAATCTTTTCGCACCCAAATGTATTGCCTGTTCTCGGTTGTGTTAATCAACCACCTCAATTGGCGACGGTTTCGCAATATATGGCGCGTGGGAGTTTGCATCGGCTTTTACATGGAGGTACAGGTGTCGTTGTTGATACAGCGCGTGCACTTAGATTAGCGCTCGATGTTGCGAGAGCTATGGCATTCCTTCATGGTCTCGAAAGACAAAACAGATGTAGATTCCAATTAAATAGCAAACATATTATG ATTGACGAAGATTTAACGGCTCGGGTAAACATGGCAGATTCTAAATTTTCGTTCCAAGAAGTAGGTCGAATTTACGAACCAGCATGGATGTCTCCAGAAGCCTTAAGCAAACGTCCGGCTGATATAAATCTGGAAGCTAGCGATATGTGGAGTTTCGCGGTTTTGTTATGGGAACTTGCGACCAGAGAAGTTCCGTTTGCAGATCTTTCGCCGATGGAGTGTGGCATGAAA atcGCTTTGGAAGATTTACGTGTTAGTATACCTCCAGGAATCTCACCGCATCTTGCTAAACTCATTAGAATTTGTATGAACGAAGATCCGGGAAAACGTCCATCCTTTGACATGGTTGTTCCGATACTCGATAAAATGAAGCGTTAA
- the LOC117605721 gene encoding esterase FE4: MIAVRNRFAFDVHSLCRIRWSVVKLVKVAFTMNEEPIVSVKEGKLRGGIVKGVLETSYIAFKGIPFAAPPVGELRFKDPQPPAPWSGIKDTSESIGYSCTQLEELPPYNVIGKEDCLYLNVYTNSLNQSKPVMFWIHGGAYIVGSGSYKITRPDYLLTKDVVLVTANYRLGAFGFLNLGHSVAPGNQGLKDLIMALKWVKENIANFGGDPDNVTIFGPSAGGALTHFLLLSPRARGLFHKAIMQSGLVTCSWTTNQSRPERGFKLASILGKDSTDPIEVVEFLRKIPAADIAKSTALILTTEETHSFHLPFAPNTDEIAEDPVLPLPIDELLSTDVDIPVMAGYTSHEFIMFFKDKSQAAMNIYNQFLPQHVKNLAALRNLGPEETEELLKTVKEKYFNNEPIGEDNIDKLVEFIGDVYFGYPAKLYAEDRVKRTSAPTYLYRYSYVGNEKTATDLLVKRLVTGASHVDEVAYLFYLPLCKTENPDPPAPGSEDRTTMERMTTMWSNFAGTSNPTPVHDDCIQTTWEPVTKDKLCYLDIGDELQLITFSSHILNS; the protein is encoded by the exons ATGATCGCAGTGCGAAATCGGTTCGCGTTCGATGTACACTCTCTATGCAGAATACGTTGGAGCGTTGTCAAGTTGGTGAAAGTAGCGTTTACGATGAATGAAGAGCCGATAGTATCAGTAAAGGAGGGTAAATTACGGGGTGGTATTGTTAAAGGTGTATTGGAAACATCCTACATCGCATTCAAAGGGATACCCTTCGCTGCTCCTCCCGTCGGAGAGCTTCGATTCAAG GATCCTCAACCACCTGCGCCATGGTCGGGTATCAAGGATACCTCGGAAAGTATTGGGTACTCTTGTACACAATTAGAGGAGCTGCCTCCTTACAATGTGATCGGGAAAGAAGATTGTCTCTATCTGAACGTTTATACCAATTCACTTAATCAATCAAAGCCAGTTATGTTCTGGATCCATGGTGGTGCCTATATCGTAGGCAGCGGAAGCTATAAGATCACGAGACCTGATTACCTTCTAACGAAAGATGTTGTCCTCGTTACGGCTAATTATAGACTCGGTGCATTCG gaTTCTTGAACCTGGGTCACTCGGTCGCACCTGGTAATCAAGGTTTGAAGGATCTGATAATGGCTCTGAAATGGGTGAAGGAGAACATCGCCAACTTTGGAGGAGATCCTGATAACGTTACCATTTTTGGTCCCAGCGCCGGGGGAGCGTTAACTCATTTCTTACTTTTATCGCCACGTGCGAGAG GATTATTCCACAAAGCGATCATGCAAAGCGGACTGGTAACATGTTCTTGGACCACGAACCAAAGCCGTCCGGAACGAGGTTTCAAGCTCGCCTCGATCCTCGGAAAGGACTCCACCGATCCTATTGAAGTGGTCGAATTTCTACGAAAGATTCCCGCCGCGGATATCGCGAAAAGCACGGCTTTGATTTTAACCACAGAG gAGACGCATTCTTTTCATCTACCCTTTGCACCCAACACAGATGAGATCGCAGAGGATCCCGTTTTACCATTACCCATCGATGAATTACTTTCGACTGACGTTGACATTCCTGTGATGGCCGGTTACACGTCTCACGAGTTTATCATGTTTTTCAAAG acAAGAGCCAGGCAgcaatgaatatttataatcagTTCTTACCGCAACACGTGAAAAACTTAGCAGCGTTGAGGAATTTGGGTCCTGAAGAGACCGAAGAATTATTGAAAActgtcaaagaaaaatattttaacaatgaACCGATTGGCGAGGATAATATAGACAAGCTCGTAGAGTTTATCGGTGACGTTTATTTCGGTTACCCTGCGAAATTGTACGCGGAGGATCGAGTGAAAAGGACATCCGCACCCACTTATCTTTACAGATACTCGTACGTTGGCAACGAGAAGACGGCTACTGATTTGTTAGTTAAACGTCTCGTCACCG gaGCGTCTCACGTTGACGAGGTGGCGTATCTATTTTATCTGCCACTTTGCAAGACTGAAAATCCTGATCCTCCAGCGCCTGGCAGCGAAGATAGAACAACCATGGAACGTATGACTACGATGTGGAGCAATTTCGCTGGAACAAg TAATCCAACACCAGTTCACGATGATTGTATCCAGACCACCTGGGAACCAGTGACGAAGGATAAGCTTTGTTATTTAGATATCGGCGATGAGTTGCAATTGATAACTTTCTCGTCGCATATATTGAACTCTTAA